From Macaca fascicularis isolate 582-1 chromosome 14, T2T-MFA8v1.1, a single genomic window includes:
- the LOC102138538 gene encoding cytochrome c oxidase subunit 4 isoform 1, mitochondrial-like has translation MLATRVFSLVGKRAISTSVCVRAHESVVKSEDFSLPAYVDRRDYPLPDVAHVKHLSASQKALKEKEKASWSSLSMDEKVELYRIKFKESFAEMNRRWNEWKTVVGTAMFFIGFTALVIMWEKLYVYGPLPQTFGKEWVAMQTKRMLDMKVNPIQGLASKWDYEKNEWKK, from the coding sequence ATGTTGGCTACCAGGGTATTTAGCCTAGTTGGCAAGCGAGCAATTTCCACTTCTGTGTGTGTACGAGCACATGAAAGTGTCGTGAAGAGCGAAGACTTTTCGCTCCCAGCTTACGTGGATCGGCGTGACTATCCCTTGCCGGATGTGGCCCATGTCAAGCACCTGTCCGCCAGCCAGAAGGCcttgaaggagaaggagaaggcgTCCTGGAGCAGCCTCTCCATGGATGAGAAAGTCGAGTTGTATCGCATTAAGTTCAAGGAGAGCTTTGCTGAGATGAACAGGCGCTGGAATGAGTGGAAGACGGTTGTGGGCACTGCCATGTTCTTCATCGGCTTCACCGCGCTGGTTATCATGTGGGAGAAGCTCTATGTGTACGGCCCCCTCCCGCAAACCTTTGGCAAAGAGTGGGTGGCCATGCAGACCAAGAGGATGCTGGACATGAAGGTGAACCCCATCCAGGGCTTAGCCTCCAAGTGGGACTACGAAAAGAACGAGTGGAAGAAGTGA